A region of the Synechococcus sp. PCC 7502 genome:
TACTACAAGGAGTGGAAAGATACAGGTACATTTACTGCGATTATGGAAGCTTTGCATGCAACAGCCCGTGAACAGTCAAAAAAAATCAAAATGGACAACTTTAATCATCATTGACTCACAAGCAGTGAAAAATACCTGTAATGCAAGTATAGAATCCAAGGGCTTCTGCTCCTACAAAGCAACTAACGGGATCAAAAAACATTTAGCCGTTGACATACTGGGATTTCCTTTTTTCACGTATTTAACAAGAGCAAATGTATCAGATGACCAAGGACTGATTGAGATGTTAACGTTTAACATTGATTACTTCAAATCGAAGCCAGATGACATTACGCTAACTACGATATTGCTGGATAGTGGTTATCATATCGAAAAATTGACGACTGATTTACAGAAGGTTTATCCTGAGATTATGACTAAGATTAGGTTTGAAATTTCTCCTAAGGTATCAAAGCAACAGAAGGCAGAAAAAGGTCTGTCTGGGTTTGTAGTTGTGCCGACAAGGTGGGTAATTGAAAGGTCAAATGCTTGGGTTGAAAGATGCAAAAT
Encoded here:
- a CDS encoding transposase; amino-acid sequence: MNSQKKSKWTTLIIIDSQAVKNTCNASIESKGFCSYKATNGIKKHLAVDILGFPFFTYLTRANVSDDQGLIEMLTFNIDYFKSKPDDITLTTILLDSGYHIEKLTTDLQKVYPEIMTKIRFEISPKVSKQQKAEKGLSGFVVVPTRWVIERSNAWVERCKILVKNFERTLVNATAKLNLCFIRLMLKRIATHEI